The following nucleotide sequence is from Flavobacterium sp. N1736.
TTTTAATTGCCATTTCTGTTCAGGCACAAGATGCAGTGAAATTTGCTCCGCTTGATGCAAGTCCGCTTGATATTGCCTATTCCCCAAATAAAGCTGTCAAATTCAAAAAAACAGATAATCCATCGCCTGCAATTAAGGTAATTTATTCAAGACCTTCTGTAAAAGGACGTGTGGTTTTTGGAGACTTAATTAAGTTTGGTGAGGTTTGGAGAATTGGTGCAAATGAAAATACAGAAATAAAATTCTACAAACCTGCAACGATTAACGGGGTTTCGGTTCCGGCAGGAACGTACAGTTTGTTCGCAATTCCTGAAAAAGACAAATGGACTATCATCATCAATAAGGAGCTTGATATGTGGGGATCTTATGCTTATGATGAAAGTAAGGATCTTGTTAGAATTTCAGTTCCGGTTAAACCGGTTTCTACAGTAATTGAAACTTTATCAATTGCATTTACATCAAAAGATGCTGTTACGAATTTAGTAATTGGCTGGGACAAAACAACTGTTGAAGTTCCGATAACAATAAAATAATTGCTTGTTATTTCAATTTAAATATCAAAAAGAGACACTTAATTAAATTTAATTAGTGTCTCTTTTTTATTTATTATCATAGTCTATTATACTACAACTATAACTAACCGAAAAACCAACCAAAAACCAACCAAAAATGAAAAAAAACTGTTTATTACTACTATTTTCATTGTCCGTTTTTTCAGGATATGCACAGCAAAAGTTTAAAGTTAACTATGAACAATTAAAAGAATATGAAGGTGTTTATGAATATCAAAATAATACGACCTTACAAATAGCAGCTTCGCCAAAAGACACTAT
It contains:
- a CDS encoding DUF2911 domain-containing protein: MKKFSLLAITLLIAISVQAQDAVKFAPLDASPLDIAYSPNKAVKFKKTDNPSPAIKVIYSRPSVKGRVVFGDLIKFGEVWRIGANENTEIKFYKPATINGVSVPAGTYSLFAIPEKDKWTIIINKELDMWGSYAYDESKDLVRISVPVKPVSTVIETLSIAFTSKDAVTNLVIGWDKTTVEVPITIK